The Garra rufa chromosome 8, GarRuf1.0, whole genome shotgun sequence genome has a segment encoding these proteins:
- the srpx gene encoding sushi repeat-containing protein SRPX isoform X1: MDTWMCVYMIVGLQLSGSVAYDGSGYWPYTDDEDVRLTGVPWCAPVKVKHGHISCQTPRGERYKNVLGTRCKIRCKTGYEMHGSSEILCMASKQWSGNYACREVRCPKLTMPSNGGYKCSDGSYFNSRCQFFCSPGYILRGDHSATCQSSRKWSGGNSVCVDVDPPVIKCPNIKEKTAEPGKLTAKVTWDTPEGKDTADGILTDVILKGKPSGSHFPEGNHKLSYTVFDRAENKATCRFNVRVKVRRCTPLSVPDNGWMKCDSAGDNYGATCEFRCLGGYELRGSAARVCQFNMEWSGLETSCAPMNINVGVRSAAALLDQFYEKRRILIVSAPSAANHYYRFQMTNLQHAQCGLDLRHVTVIELVGVYPAQIGRIRHRLIPPGLALQLRLLLQLSQNSFNLVLLDKQGVDKQRYTFPITAAEVFTTIDTFPLRTEEAMLQKEAGQSC, from the exons GTGTGCCGTGGTGCGCCCCAGTGAAAGTCAAACATGGTCACATCAGCTGCCAGACTCCACGTGGAGAACGTTATAAAAATGTTCTAGGAACTCGGTGCAAGATCCGCTGTAAGACGGGCTATGAGATGCACGGCAGCAGCGAGATCCTCTGTATGGCCAGCAAACAGTGGTCAGGAAACTATGCTTGCAGAG aggtccGCTGTCCAAAATTGACCATGCCATCTAACGGAGGTTATAAGTGTTCAGACGGATCGTACTTCAACTCCCGCTGCCAGTTTTTCTGCTCACCAGGATACATACTTCGAGGAGACCACAGCGCCACCTGCCAAAGCAGCAGAAAGTGGAGCGGCGGCAACAGTGTGTGCGTGG ATGTGGATCCCCCAGTTATTAAGTGTCCTAACATAAAGGAGAAGACCGCTGAACCAGGAAAACTCACAGCCAAAGTGACGTGGGACACACCAGAGGGCAAAGACACGGCAGATGGCATCCTAACAGA tGTTATACTGAAAGGAAAGCCATCAGGCTCACACTTTCCAGAGGGGAATCATAAATTATCATACACTGTGTTTGACCGTGCTGAGAACAAGGCAACCTGCAGGTTCAATGTCCGAGTGAAAG TGCGTCGCTGTACTCCTCTCTCTGTCCCTGACAATGGCTGGATGAAATGTGACAGTGCGGGTGATAATTACGGGGCCACGTGTGAATTCCGCTGTCTGGGTGGTTACGAGCTGAGGGGCAGCGCTGCCAGAGTCTGCCAGTTTAACATGGAGTGGTCTGGCCTGGAGACTTCCTGTGCTC ccATGAATATTAATGTTGGTGTGCGGTCTGCTGCTGCTTTACTGGACCAGTTCTACGAGAAACGCCGCATTCTGATCGTCTCGGCCCCCTCAGCTGCCAATCACTATTACAGATTCCAGATGACTAATTTACAG CATGCCCAGTGTGGTCTGGATTTGAGACATGTGACAGTGATTGAGTTGGTGGGGGTTTATCCAGCTCAGATTGGCCGCATCAGACACAGACTCATCCCTCCAGGACTGGCTCTACAGCTCAG GTTGCTGCTGCAGCTGTCTCAGAACTCATTTAACTTGGTGCTCCTGGACAAACAGGGAGTGGATAAACAGCGCTACACTTTCCCCATCACAGCAGCTGAGGTCTTTACCACCATTGACACATTCCCCCTCCGCACTGAGGAGGCCATGCTACAGAAAGAAGCTGGACAGAGCTGCTAg
- the srpx gene encoding sushi repeat-containing protein SRPX isoform X2 gives MDTWMCVYMIVGLQLSGSVAYDGVPWCAPVKVKHGHISCQTPRGERYKNVLGTRCKIRCKTGYEMHGSSEILCMASKQWSGNYACREVRCPKLTMPSNGGYKCSDGSYFNSRCQFFCSPGYILRGDHSATCQSSRKWSGGNSVCVDVDPPVIKCPNIKEKTAEPGKLTAKVTWDTPEGKDTADGILTDVILKGKPSGSHFPEGNHKLSYTVFDRAENKATCRFNVRVKVRRCTPLSVPDNGWMKCDSAGDNYGATCEFRCLGGYELRGSAARVCQFNMEWSGLETSCAPMNINVGVRSAAALLDQFYEKRRILIVSAPSAANHYYRFQMTNLQHAQCGLDLRHVTVIELVGVYPAQIGRIRHRLIPPGLALQLRLLLQLSQNSFNLVLLDKQGVDKQRYTFPITAAEVFTTIDTFPLRTEEAMLQKEAGQSC, from the exons GTGTGCCGTGGTGCGCCCCAGTGAAAGTCAAACATGGTCACATCAGCTGCCAGACTCCACGTGGAGAACGTTATAAAAATGTTCTAGGAACTCGGTGCAAGATCCGCTGTAAGACGGGCTATGAGATGCACGGCAGCAGCGAGATCCTCTGTATGGCCAGCAAACAGTGGTCAGGAAACTATGCTTGCAGAG aggtccGCTGTCCAAAATTGACCATGCCATCTAACGGAGGTTATAAGTGTTCAGACGGATCGTACTTCAACTCCCGCTGCCAGTTTTTCTGCTCACCAGGATACATACTTCGAGGAGACCACAGCGCCACCTGCCAAAGCAGCAGAAAGTGGAGCGGCGGCAACAGTGTGTGCGTGG ATGTGGATCCCCCAGTTATTAAGTGTCCTAACATAAAGGAGAAGACCGCTGAACCAGGAAAACTCACAGCCAAAGTGACGTGGGACACACCAGAGGGCAAAGACACGGCAGATGGCATCCTAACAGA tGTTATACTGAAAGGAAAGCCATCAGGCTCACACTTTCCAGAGGGGAATCATAAATTATCATACACTGTGTTTGACCGTGCTGAGAACAAGGCAACCTGCAGGTTCAATGTCCGAGTGAAAG TGCGTCGCTGTACTCCTCTCTCTGTCCCTGACAATGGCTGGATGAAATGTGACAGTGCGGGTGATAATTACGGGGCCACGTGTGAATTCCGCTGTCTGGGTGGTTACGAGCTGAGGGGCAGCGCTGCCAGAGTCTGCCAGTTTAACATGGAGTGGTCTGGCCTGGAGACTTCCTGTGCTC ccATGAATATTAATGTTGGTGTGCGGTCTGCTGCTGCTTTACTGGACCAGTTCTACGAGAAACGCCGCATTCTGATCGTCTCGGCCCCCTCAGCTGCCAATCACTATTACAGATTCCAGATGACTAATTTACAG CATGCCCAGTGTGGTCTGGATTTGAGACATGTGACAGTGATTGAGTTGGTGGGGGTTTATCCAGCTCAGATTGGCCGCATCAGACACAGACTCATCCCTCCAGGACTGGCTCTACAGCTCAG GTTGCTGCTGCAGCTGTCTCAGAACTCATTTAACTTGGTGCTCCTGGACAAACAGGGAGTGGATAAACAGCGCTACACTTTCCCCATCACAGCAGCTGAGGTCTTTACCACCATTGACACATTCCCCCTCCGCACTGAGGAGGCCATGCTACAGAAAGAAGCTGGACAGAGCTGCTAg